One stretch of Candidatus Baltobacteraceae bacterium DNA includes these proteins:
- a CDS encoding GntR family transcriptional regulator produces the protein MLNAADGLGNLRIQAASMIRAWLLTGDLEPGKLYTVADFAVKLKVSATPIREALFDLANEGLVEPVKNRGFRVLTLTEHDLDEIFELRTLLEVPAVRKIAQKGLGESAKSLKALIKEGQRYAADGDLPHFLESDRRFHLSLLELSGNHRLCTIVARLRDQTRLWGLPKLAEVGNLVPSAREHLELLNALEEGDGDAASETLMHHLKHTRGIWAGKPESVKTVKTTLAPRR, from the coding sequence ATGTTGAATGCCGCCGACGGTCTTGGAAATCTGCGGATCCAAGCGGCTTCAATGATTCGCGCGTGGCTTTTGACGGGCGATCTCGAGCCCGGGAAGCTTTATACCGTTGCGGATTTTGCCGTGAAGCTCAAGGTCTCGGCGACTCCAATCCGTGAGGCGCTCTTTGATTTGGCCAACGAAGGTCTCGTCGAGCCGGTAAAAAACCGGGGCTTTCGTGTGTTGACGCTGACCGAGCACGACCTTGATGAGATCTTCGAGCTCAGAACGTTGCTCGAGGTTCCCGCTGTCCGCAAGATCGCGCAAAAAGGCCTCGGCGAGAGCGCAAAGTCTCTGAAGGCGCTGATCAAGGAAGGTCAACGGTACGCTGCTGACGGCGATCTGCCACACTTCCTGGAGTCGGATCGCCGGTTCCATCTCAGCCTCCTGGAACTCAGCGGCAATCATCGTTTATGCACGATCGTCGCGCGTTTACGCGATCAGACAAGGTTGTGGGGATTGCCCAAGCTTGCGGAAGTTGGCAATCTCGTGCCGTCCGCGCGCGAGCACCTCGAGCTTCTCAATGCTCTTGAGGAAGGCGACGGTGACGCCGCATCAGAGACGCTGATGCACCATCTGAAGCATACGCGAGGCATTTGGGCCGGGAAGCCTGAGTCTGTAAAAACTGTAAAAACGACGCTCGCGCCGCGACGCTGA